The following are from one region of the Ornithorhynchus anatinus isolate Pmale09 chromosome X1, mOrnAna1.pri.v4, whole genome shotgun sequence genome:
- the ZCCHC10 gene encoding zinc finger CCHC domain-containing protein 10 isoform X1, which yields MQRGGLRPALRWRLPCTASSLGERQMRIRCSSLETKIIFQPVKYYFTNVREANKQHVRCQKCLEFGHWTYECTGKRKYLYRPSRTAELTKALKEKENRLLLQQSIGEANIEKKTKKKRSKSVTSSSSSASSASDSSSESEDSSTSSSSDDSDSEESSSSSSTSRSSTSSSSSSDSESDSSSSTSSSSSTDSSSDDEPPKKKKKK from the exons ATGCAGCGCGGCGGTCTCCGGCCCGCGTTAAGATGGCGACTCCCATGCACCGCCTCATCGCTCGGAGAAAGGC AAATGAGGATCCGGTGTTCCAGTCTTGAAACGAAAATTATTTTTCAGCCTGTTAAATATTATTTCACAAATGTCAG GGAAGCAAATAAGCAGCATGTGAGGTGCCAGAAGTGTTTAGAATTTGGACACTGGACTTATGAATgcacaggaaaaagaaaatacctGTACAGGCCTTCAAGAACTGCAGAATTAACAAaagctttaaaagaaaaagaaaacagattGTTATTGCAGCAAAG CATTGGAGAAGCTAACATAGAAAAGAAGACAAAGAAAAAAAG GTCTAAGAGCGTCACTAGCTCCAGTAGCAGTGCCAGTTCAGCCAGCGATTCTTCTTCAGAGAGCGAAGACTCCTCTACGTCTTCCTCTTCTGACGATAGCGACAGTGAGGAGAGTTCTTCCAGTTCGTCCACCTCCCGCTCTTCAAcgagttcctcctcttcctctgactccgagtcagattccagctcttccaccagCAGCAGCTCCAGCACAGACAGCAGCTCCGATGACGAGCCtccaaagaagaagaagaaaaaatag
- the ZCCHC10 gene encoding zinc finger CCHC domain-containing protein 10 isoform X4 has translation MQRGGLRPALRWRLPCTASSLGERQMRIRCSSLETKIIFQPVKYYFTNVREANKQHVRCQKCLEFGHWTYECTGKRKYLYRPSRTAELTKALKEKENRLLLQQRLCSKKETSWTVQPEMAKQTLSAHVSTRAAILYTAMALEKLT, from the exons ATGCAGCGCGGCGGTCTCCGGCCCGCGTTAAGATGGCGACTCCCATGCACCGCCTCATCGCTCGGAGAAAGGC AAATGAGGATCCGGTGTTCCAGTCTTGAAACGAAAATTATTTTTCAGCCTGTTAAATATTATTTCACAAATGTCAG GGAAGCAAATAAGCAGCATGTGAGGTGCCAGAAGTGTTTAGAATTTGGACACTGGACTTATGAATgcacaggaaaaagaaaatacctGTACAGGCCTTCAAGAACTGCAGAATTAACAAaagctttaaaagaaaaagaaaacagattGTTATTGCAGCAAAG GCTGTGCTCTAAGAAGGAAACAAGCTGGACAGTGCAACCAGAGATGGCAAAGCAGACTCTATCGGCTCATGTGTCAACTCGTGCTGCCATCCTATACACGGCAATGG CATTGGAGAAGCTAACATAG
- the ZCCHC10 gene encoding zinc finger CCHC domain-containing protein 10 isoform X2: MATPMHRLIARRKAEANKQHVRCQKCLEFGHWTYECTGKRKYLYRPSRTAELTKALKEKENRLLLQQSIGEANIEKKTKKKRSKSVTSSSSSASSASDSSSESEDSSTSSSSDDSDSEESSSSSSTSRSSTSSSSSSDSESDSSSSTSSSSSTDSSSDDEPPKKKKKK; encoded by the exons ATGGCGACTCCCATGCACCGCCTCATCGCTCGGAGAAAGGC GGAAGCAAATAAGCAGCATGTGAGGTGCCAGAAGTGTTTAGAATTTGGACACTGGACTTATGAATgcacaggaaaaagaaaatacctGTACAGGCCTTCAAGAACTGCAGAATTAACAAaagctttaaaagaaaaagaaaacagattGTTATTGCAGCAAAG CATTGGAGAAGCTAACATAGAAAAGAAGACAAAGAAAAAAAG GTCTAAGAGCGTCACTAGCTCCAGTAGCAGTGCCAGTTCAGCCAGCGATTCTTCTTCAGAGAGCGAAGACTCCTCTACGTCTTCCTCTTCTGACGATAGCGACAGTGAGGAGAGTTCTTCCAGTTCGTCCACCTCCCGCTCTTCAAcgagttcctcctcttcctctgactccgagtcagattccagctcttccaccagCAGCAGCTCCAGCACAGACAGCAGCTCCGATGACGAGCCtccaaagaagaagaagaaaaaatag
- the ZCCHC10 gene encoding zinc finger CCHC domain-containing protein 10 isoform X3 — protein MRIRCSSLETKIIFQPVKYYFTNVREANKQHVRCQKCLEFGHWTYECTGKRKYLYRPSRTAELTKALKEKENRLLLQQSIGEANIEKKTKKKRSKSVTSSSSSASSASDSSSESEDSSTSSSSDDSDSEESSSSSSTSRSSTSSSSSSDSESDSSSSTSSSSSTDSSSDDEPPKKKKKK, from the exons ATGAGGATCCGGTGTTCCAGTCTTGAAACGAAAATTATTTTTCAGCCTGTTAAATATTATTTCACAAATGTCAG GGAAGCAAATAAGCAGCATGTGAGGTGCCAGAAGTGTTTAGAATTTGGACACTGGACTTATGAATgcacaggaaaaagaaaatacctGTACAGGCCTTCAAGAACTGCAGAATTAACAAaagctttaaaagaaaaagaaaacagattGTTATTGCAGCAAAG CATTGGAGAAGCTAACATAGAAAAGAAGACAAAGAAAAAAAG GTCTAAGAGCGTCACTAGCTCCAGTAGCAGTGCCAGTTCAGCCAGCGATTCTTCTTCAGAGAGCGAAGACTCCTCTACGTCTTCCTCTTCTGACGATAGCGACAGTGAGGAGAGTTCTTCCAGTTCGTCCACCTCCCGCTCTTCAAcgagttcctcctcttcctctgactccgagtcagattccagctcttccaccagCAGCAGCTCCAGCACAGACAGCAGCTCCGATGACGAGCCtccaaagaagaagaagaaaaaatag